A segment of the Zea mays cultivar B73 unplaced genomic scaffold, Zm-B73-REFERENCE-NAM-5.0 scaffold_61, whole genome shotgun sequence genome:
TTTGTTACCCTTGCTATCCTTGCCTCCTATGGATAAAAGGAAGAAGAAACCTAGTTGAAGTAAGGAAAACAGGTTCATAAGGTTTTCGAGTCGAATCTTTGATATGGAAAAGTCGTATCACCGCTCCGCAACCTGAACCACGGCACTTCCAATCCTCTTTATATCACGATTCATTATGCAAATAAAGCTTTTCCTTGCCACTTGGATTCTGGCACTTTGAAAGAAATACGAACACTTCCACTACTGCTCTGGAAAGAAGAAATCCGTCTTGTTGCGAGGAATTCTTTGCAATGGGGAAGGCTAACACTTCTTGCTTACTCACTCACGTTATTCACTCAGAAAAAGTAAAGTAGTAGCACCACAAATAAACTCATCTATCCCAGGTAGCCCCTAAACCTGATATGATACGATGGGGAACTGGGAAATTACAGAGAGTGGTGGGTCCCGCCGCGCAACGGATGAATCAAAGCGAGATCAGATTCCTCTTGATGAGGGCCGATGTGACTTCCTTAAATTCTTTCCTGAGCTCAACAAAAAATGGAGGGGTTGGGGCTTTGGCTCCAGGCCCAAACTCTATCTTGTGGTAGACTGCCCTCCTAGGGAGCGCTTGGGCAACTAACTTGTGGGGCATGACATTCGGAATTTCCCGAGAAAAAAAGTCTTATGTGTATTGGATCCGTCTGCTGGTTTCAGGGATGGGAGTCCACCACTCTTGTCCAGTAATGGTAGGGATTCGCAGAAGAACCTCTGGATCGAAGCAATGCGGGCCTGTCTGTCTGTATGTAATCTACTTCTGAATGAGGGAATCCACTTTTGCTACTAGGGAATCAGACTAATAGCCTGCGCCTGTTGGCAGTAGTACTTGAACTATACTTGACTCGGCAAATAATATTGCTATATCGAGGGACTCAATCCAGAGGACATTTCCAATAAGCTACTCTGGACTGGCAGCTTTCAGAGATTGATCTACGTATTCCTATTCGACTTGTGGTTCCCGAATCAATAGCGGACTTCCGTCAATCCATCAAGCAAACAACGTTCACTGATACGAGACGGCACCATTTACTAGATTTGCACCACGCCCTATTCATGATCTCTTCCCTGGTCAGTAGTAGGGTTGCCGGTGCCCAGGAATAATGCTTGTTATTATTAAGCCGAAAAGTAACGTATTAAAAACAAAGTGAACAAAGTGTACCGTGCCAACGGAGACTGACCGAACTTCTACGCTATGCCCCGACCCTGCTGATAGATAAACTATTCATCTGGTTGAGCCAGGCTGGCCCTATTTATTCCAATGGAGACTAGACTAGCGTTAGCTGAAAGATAGGATTTCAAAGATAGGTGTTCCCCATGATAGCAGTACCTTTCTCCCTTTCGTGGTGGAATGGACCGCGAGTAAACTGAGCCTTCCGTACACAGTGAGACGGCCTTTTCGAGACAAGTCAGAAAGCTCTTAAGTCCAGTAAGCTAAGCAAAGCTTTCCGTTGGACTAGCAATATCGGATGAAGGAAGCAGCGGTGAACGGAGTCAAGCTATTGGCTGGTTCTAGCCCACACGAGATGTAGGTCCTGATTCCCTGAACCGGAAGATAATGAGCATCGCGGTAAGAGAGAGTCTACTCGACTTGAGAATCGTTGATAGACAAATCATGCCCGGCAAAGGAATAGGACTAGTGGAAGTACCCGATCTCATAGTGGACTCGCAATCACCTCCTAATGGTATTATCACCAGGGCTGCACTGCAAGAGAATTCATTCCATTGAGCTGATGGGAGGAACTCCTGTTGGTTGTTTCGAAGTCAAGGATGCGGCCAGGGTTGTTAGAAAATAAATAGGCAAAGAAGTAGAGCCGTCTTTTGCATGGAATAGGCGAAAACCCTTGTTCCTTCTTCTAGCTCGGGAAGCAGTTTATTAGCGAGGAAAGACAAGCCTTCTGCTTCTGTTGATGCTGAGGATGTAGCCTAGCCGTTGTTGCAGGATTGGCAGGGATAGAGGAAACTGGGAATAGCGATTCTTCCTCCAGATAGGATTTCATGATTGAAAGCTGTAGCTCATGATTGATTTGAAATACGCATCCCTCCCGTATTGGTGGAAGTAGATCTTATATCCCACCAAAGCATCGGCTAGTTGCAAGAGATATTGTTCGTAATGCGCCGCTTGAATGTTCTTCTCCCATATGTTGATCAAGTCTTGAACAGAGAAATAATCCATAATCTTTTTGTTCTTCAACCAGAGCCTTCTGAGTCTATCTTCCCCTTCCTTCCTATTAATAGAAGACAGAATGCTAGGCATGACCAGTCCTATATTCACTAAATCATCCCAATGATCCCTAAGAATACTGAAAAACTTagcatttattttattttgtacgcTCTGCAGCTTGTTCAGACTAGAGAGTACTACTTCAGTCTCACTATCATTTACCATGTAGATATGAAAATTACCCTCGTCCTTTTTACTCGATAGCAGTGTGGTCTTCCTAGAAACCGCTCCCTCAGAATTTAAGTAACCGCCTGATAGATCACGTGCTTTGTGTGTGAGACGATTCATGTCAGAGGCCTTCACCCATTTTGATGCTCTGCGATTCTTCCAATCTCGCGGAGGGGACACCATAGGAAGTTCTGTAAAGAGCGGTAGATCCTTTATGTCAAATAGACACCTAACATAGTTTACTGGCTTATACTTTTATCCTTTACCTTTATGCTCGGAGAGATCGACCTCTACAAGAGGATTGTGGATCTCAATCAATTGATTGTTGTGCAGCCATGTTAATAGACCGCTCCCAATCGCATACTGTTCAGAGGCAGTTTTCTCATCAATAGATTTACCCTTATCCGCCATTCTTTCACCCTTATTCTGTTTCGGGCAATCCGTCTTCATATCACCAATCACCTTACCATCAACAACGCCTTCAACCGCACTAGCAATAGGAGTCCCAGCCAAAACAGCTTCAAGTCCATGCGATCCATCAAGCGTACTGTACTATACTatatatactatactatactatttaTTAGTCTCTGGGAATGTGTTCATAGGCCAGGCCAGGATCTGAGATTCCATGTGTCCTACTTCTCTGCCTTGGAGGATATGTGGTCGATGAATGAATAAAAGGCAGGTGTCTCGATTGGCAATAGCATTTCGAGTTGTGTTTTTTTCAGACTTGAATATTGATCTGGCGCACAGAGTTCTAGTGGTAGTCCCAAACTCTGAAATGAGAATGCAAGCAAGGAAGCTCCAATGGCAATGGTGACTACTTAGGCGCCGCTATGTGAGAAGCGGTATCAAAGAATAGGAGGGAATCAAATAAGCACAGCCTTCTCTTCTCATATATAGTTTATTTTATCTTTGATGAGAAAGCTCTTCTAattaattcaagactgccttgatTTTCCCAGTTATTACTCGAGCGCGCTGAGGCAACTCTGAACTAAGCTGGTAGTAGGTATGCTTCCCTCCAGCACCTTGAAGATCGAGGTTTTTCTTTTTGAAAAGCGGATTTATCCATCGTCTTTGTTTGTTAAAGTAAAGTAAAGTATGGAATTCTCACCAAGAGCTGCGGAACTCACGACTCTATTAGAAAGTAGAATGATCAACTTTTACACGAATTTGAAAGTGGATGAGATCGGTCGAGTGGTCTCAGTTGGAGATGGGATTGCACGAGTTTACGGATTGAACGAGATTCAAGCAGGAGAAATGGTGGAATTTGCCAGCGGTGTGAAAGGAATAGCCTTGAATCTTGAGAATGAGAATGTAGGTATTGTTGTCTTTGGTAGTGATACCGCTATTAAAGAAGGAGATCTTGTCAAGCGCACTGGATCTATTGTGGATGTTCCTGCGGGAAAGGCCATGTTAGGCCGTGTGGTCGACGCCTTGGGAGTACCTATTGATGGAAAAGGGGCTCTAAGCGATCACGAACGAAGACGTGTCGAAGTGAAAGCCCCAGGGATTATTGAACGTAAATCTGTCCACGAACCTATGCAAACAGGCTTAAAAGCAGTGGATAGCCTGGTTCCTATAGGCCGTGGTCAACGAGAACTTATAATCGGGGACAGACAAACTGGAAAAACAGCAATAGCTATCGATACTATATTAAACCAAAAGCAAATGAACTCAAGGGGCACAAATGAGAGTGAGACATTGTATTGTGTCTATGTTGCGATTGGACAAAAACGCTCGACTGTGGCACAATTAGTTCAAATTCTGTCAGAAGCGAATGCTTTGGAATATTCCATGCTTGTAGCAGCCACCGCTTCGGATCCAGCTCCTCTGCAATTTCTGGCCCCATATTCTGGGTGTGCCATGGGGGAATATTTCCGCGATAATGGAATGCATGCATTAATTATATATGATGATCTAAGTAAACAGGCGGTGGCATATCGACAAATGTCATTATTGTTACGCCGACCACCAGGCCGTGAGGCTTTCCCCGGGGATGTTTTCTATTTACATTCCCGTCTCTTAGAAAGAGCCGCTAAACGATCGGACCAGACAGGTGCAGGTAGCTTGACTGCGTTACCCGTGATTGAAACACAAGCTGGAGACGTATCGGCCTATATCCCCACCAATGTGATCTCCATTACAGATGGACAAATCTGTTTGGAAACAGAGCTCTTTTATCGCGGAATTAGACCAGCTATTAACGTTGGCTTATCCGTCAGTCGCGTCGGGTCCGCCGCTCAGTTGAAAGCTATGAAACAAGTCTGCGGTAGTTCAAAACTGGAATTGGCACAATATCGCGAAGTGGCCGCCTTCGCTCAATTTGGGTCAGACCTTGATGCTGCGACTCAGGCATTACTCAATAGAGGTGCAAGGCTTACAGAAGTGCCCAAACAACCACAATATGAGCCACTTCCAATTGAAAAACAAATTGTTGTTATTTATGCTGCTGTCAACGGCTTCTGTGATCGAATGCCACTAGACAGAATTTCTCAATATGAAAAAAACATTCTAAGTACTATTAATCCTGAATTACTAAAATCCTTCTTAGAAAAAGGTGGCTTAACTAACGAAAGAAAGATGGAACCTGATGCTTCTTTAAAAGAAAGCGCTTTAAATTTATgagaagcaaactaaactaatgaGAATGAGTACCACTATTTCTTGGGATAAGAATGCTTCTTCACCAGCAACGGCGAAACTACACTACCAATAACAATAAAGTAAAGGAGAAAAAAAACTTTATTGGGATGGGATAATGTGCTATCATTGGGATCGATCTCCAATCGATGGGAAGAGATAACGGGTCAAACCGACTCCAGCTCTTGGCTAGATAGGCTGCGAAACTACGCCGTCCAAAACAAATGGACTACGCCATCCAGAATTTGCAAGAAAAAAGGCACCTAATCTTTACCGTCTCCACTGAGATTTCAGACCAGAAAGGAGTAGACTCTAGTTTCAATTGCGTATAGAAAGAGATTCGTCTTGTAAGAGCGAGCAGGTTGAAGCGCTTAGGCTACTTCAGCTATATGCTTAACACATGCAAATCTAACGAAGTGCTCCTGGACGACTTCCCGTAAATAACCTAGTTCATCTCTTCGGCGATCCTTGAAAACAGCAATTAGTCTTTCTTCCTTACTTGTGAATTCGTACCTGTAATCTTCACTTCCTAGGGTAGATAGACATACTTCCTGCTAAGATGGATGGCTTTCTTTGTTGC
Coding sequences within it:
- the LOC118475741 gene encoding ATP synthase subunit alpha, mitochondrial, with the translated sequence MEFSPRAAELTTLLESRMINFYTNLKVDEIGRVVSVGDGIARVYGLNEIQAGEMVEFASGVKGIALNLENENVGIVVFGSDTAIKEGDLVKRTGSIVDVPAGKAMLGRVVDALGVPIDGKGALSDHERRRVEVKAPGIIERKSVHEPMQTGLKAVDSLVPIGRGQRELIIGDRQTGKTAIAIDTILNQKQMNSRGTNESETLYCVYVAIGQKRSTVAQLVQILSEANALEYSMLVAATASDPAPLQFLAPYSGCAMGEYFRDNGMHALIIYDDLSKQAVAYRQMSLLLRRPPGREAFPGDVFYLHSRLLERAAKRSDQTGAGSLTALPVIETQAGDVSAYIPTNVISITDGQICLETELFYRGIRPAINVGLSVSRVGSAAQLKAMKQVCGSSKLELAQYREVAAFAQFGSDLDAATQALLNRGARLTEVPKQPQYEPLPIEKQIVVIYAAVNGFCDRMPLDRISQYEKNILSTINPELLKSFLEKGGLTNERKMEPDASLKESALNL